One stretch of Bosea vaviloviae DNA includes these proteins:
- a CDS encoding ABC transporter substrate-binding protein, producing MTEFLTDRRTLLGGAAALAGLSALPKLALAQGAPIRIGTLTPLTGSGGPYGPMMVKAVKAVVDEVNAAGGVLGRKVELVSEDDQTNPEAGVRAARKLIDVDKVSAILGTWASSVTTAVAPLCWESKTFLCTTSGADSITALPHQGYLIRTQPTTTLQGRKFGEFAIAQGAKRVFFLSPQTPFAKSQFDNITEAVKKAGGETASLIYDDKKPAYRTEIDEVLRFKPDAIVFGGYTPDTAVMLKDLYRADFKGLKIAFGYSVNQKLIESVPAEVVDKTFMISPSPAEGSKAYEKLVKLVGVASPDPYTTQIYDHINLVLMAIAIAGDASGTAIKDNIRKISQAPGGAKIDSALDGLKAIAAKQAVDYDGASGPCDFTEIGDISDSKFRYEQVQSGKIALVKIA from the coding sequence ATGACCGAGTTTCTCACCGACCGCCGCACGCTGCTCGGCGGCGCTGCCGCGCTTGCCGGCCTCTCCGCCCTGCCGAAGCTCGCCTTGGCGCAGGGCGCGCCGATCAGGATCGGCACGCTGACGCCATTGACCGGCTCGGGCGGCCCCTATGGCCCAATGATGGTCAAGGCGGTGAAGGCGGTCGTCGACGAGGTCAATGCCGCCGGCGGCGTGCTGGGCCGCAAGGTCGAGCTCGTCTCGGAAGACGACCAGACCAATCCGGAAGCCGGCGTGCGCGCCGCGCGCAAGCTGATCGACGTCGACAAGGTCTCGGCGATCCTGGGCACCTGGGCCTCTTCGGTGACCACCGCCGTCGCCCCGCTCTGCTGGGAATCGAAGACCTTCCTCTGCACCACCTCCGGCGCGGATTCGATCACCGCCCTGCCGCATCAGGGCTATCTGATCCGCACCCAGCCGACGACGACGCTGCAGGGTCGCAAATTCGGCGAGTTCGCGATCGCCCAAGGCGCCAAGCGCGTCTTCTTCCTCTCGCCGCAGACACCCTTCGCCAAGAGCCAGTTCGACAACATCACCGAGGCCGTGAAGAAGGCCGGTGGCGAGACCGCTTCCCTGATCTATGACGACAAGAAGCCGGCCTACCGCACCGAGATCGACGAGGTGCTGCGCTTCAAGCCCGACGCCATCGTCTTCGGCGGCTACACCCCCGACACCGCCGTGATGCTGAAGGACCTCTACCGAGCCGATTTCAAGGGCCTGAAGATCGCCTTCGGCTACTCGGTCAACCAGAAGCTGATCGAGAGCGTCCCTGCCGAGGTCGTCGACAAGACCTTCATGATCTCGCCCTCGCCGGCCGAAGGCTCCAAGGCCTATGAGAAGCTGGTGAAGCTCGTCGGCGTCGCCTCGCCCGATCCCTACACCACCCAGATCTACGACCACATCAACCTCGTGCTGATGGCGATCGCGATCGCGGGCGACGCCTCGGGCACCGCGATCAAGGACAATATCCGCAAGATCAGCCAGGCTCCCGGCGGCGCCAAGATCGACAGCGCCCTCGACGGCCTGAAGGCGATCGCCGCCAAGCAGGCGGTCGATTATGACGGCGCCAGCGGCCCCTGCGATTTCACCGAGATCGGCGACATCAGCGACTCGAAGTTCCGCTACGAGCAGGTCCAGTCCGGCAAGATCGCCCTGGTCAAGATCGCCTGA
- a CDS encoding branched-chain amino acid ABC transporter permease — translation MTLLLQALINGLMTGALIAVPAIGFSAIFAVLRYPNFAIASYATIGAFAAWWANAVAGLPVVPALAIAFAVTGVVGVVAEETSLKRLRDNGALIVAIASIALNLVLENIIRFIFGNDMKGYDLPLARDLRFGELRIGPQQLQSLALSVAIMAAMFLFLRYTRFGKAMRAVADNPDLARLKGIDPARIAIVTVFLGAGLSGVGGVLIGLDTSIDPLTGYRVLLSVFAAAVLGGLGSIPGAVVGALALGIAEELALIAVPATYRTAVGFVAILIMLTFRPRGILGERAT, via the coding sequence GTGACCCTCCTCCTCCAGGCGCTCATCAATGGGCTGATGACCGGGGCGCTGATCGCCGTCCCAGCGATCGGCTTTTCCGCGATCTTCGCGGTGCTGCGCTATCCGAACTTCGCCATCGCCTCCTACGCCACCATCGGCGCCTTCGCCGCCTGGTGGGCCAATGCGGTGGCGGGGCTGCCCGTCGTGCCGGCGCTCGCCATCGCCTTTGCGGTGACGGGCGTGGTCGGCGTCGTGGCGGAGGAGACCTCGCTGAAGCGCCTGCGCGACAATGGCGCGCTGATCGTGGCCATCGCCTCGATCGCGCTCAACCTCGTGCTGGAGAACATCATCCGCTTCATCTTCGGCAACGATATGAAGGGCTATGACCTGCCGCTGGCGCGCGACCTGCGCTTCGGCGAATTGCGCATCGGCCCGCAGCAGCTCCAGAGCCTCGCCCTCTCCGTCGCGATCATGGCGGCGATGTTCCTGTTCCTGCGCTACACCCGTTTCGGCAAGGCGATGCGCGCGGTCGCCGACAACCCAGACCTGGCTCGCCTGAAGGGCATCGACCCGGCCAGGATCGCGATCGTCACGGTCTTTCTCGGCGCCGGACTGTCCGGCGTCGGCGGCGTGCTGATCGGGCTCGACACCTCGATCGACCCGCTCACCGGCTACCGCGTCCTGCTCTCGGTCTTCGCCGCCGCCGTGCTCGGCGGGCTCGGCTCTATTCCCGGCGCGGTGGTGGGTGCACTCGCGCTCGGCATCGCCGAGGAGCTCGCTTTGATCGCGGTGCCCGCGACCTATCGCACCGCCGTCGGGTTTGTGGCGATCCTGATCATGCTGACCTTCCGCCCGCGCGGCATCCTGGGCGAAAGGGCGACCTGA
- a CDS encoding branched-chain amino acid ABC transporter permease yields the protein MLSYVIFTLTLCGIYALLALSLNLIWGGVGLVNLGLAGFFAVGAYASAIATGAGAPVLIGWAAALIVGAVVGLVVTFATLRLRDDYLAIVTLGFAEVIRLVALNERWLTKGSDGISGIKAPLKAELGLQGFSVFYLGLVTLIVLVVWALLRRIDLSPYGRAMKAIREDQQLAAFAGKTVLRFKLQAFALSAAIAALSGALYAHFQSYVSPDHFQPLITIYIFLAVTAGGVGRPSGAVFGAYLVVIFLEATRFATEWLPGLQPVQIAAMREMMIGVALILVLHLRPQGIMPERIPKAPRQPTPTA from the coding sequence ATGCTGTCTTATGTCATCTTCACCCTGACGCTCTGCGGCATCTACGCCCTGCTTGCGCTCAGCCTCAACCTGATCTGGGGCGGGGTCGGCCTTGTCAATCTCGGCCTCGCCGGCTTCTTCGCGGTCGGAGCCTATGCCTCCGCGATCGCGACGGGAGCCGGTGCGCCCGTGCTGATCGGCTGGGCGGCGGCGCTCATCGTCGGCGCAGTCGTCGGCCTCGTCGTCACCTTCGCAACCTTGCGCCTGCGCGACGACTATCTCGCCATCGTGACGCTCGGTTTTGCGGAGGTCATCCGCCTCGTCGCGCTGAACGAACGCTGGCTGACCAAGGGCTCGGACGGCATCTCCGGCATCAAGGCCCCGCTCAAGGCCGAGCTCGGCCTGCAGGGGTTCAGCGTCTTCTATCTCGGCCTCGTCACGCTGATCGTGCTCGTGGTCTGGGCGCTGCTGCGGCGGATCGACCTGTCTCCTTACGGGCGCGCCATGAAGGCGATCCGCGAGGACCAGCAACTCGCAGCCTTCGCCGGCAAGACCGTGCTGCGCTTCAAGCTCCAGGCCTTCGCGCTCTCGGCCGCGATCGCCGCGCTGTCTGGCGCGCTCTACGCGCATTTCCAGTCCTATGTCTCACCGGACCATTTCCAGCCGCTGATCACGATCTACATCTTCCTCGCCGTCACCGCCGGCGGCGTCGGCCGTCCCAGCGGAGCGGTATTTGGCGCCTATCTTGTCGTGATCTTCCTGGAAGCGACGCGCTTCGCCACGGAATGGCTGCCAGGTCTCCAGCCCGTCCAGATCGCCGCCATGCGCGAGATGATGATCGGCGTCGCGCTGATCCTGGTGCTGCATCTACGCCCGCAAGGCATCATGCCCGAGCGAATTCCCAAGGCGCCTCGCCAACCCACGCCCACCGCCTGA